A region from the Actinoplanes sp. OR16 genome encodes:
- a CDS encoding extracellular solute-binding protein, protein MKIRLAAVAAVTLALTACAPSTSAPAETATDGGPKTGALKVWLFDEPNRAPKEAVVNEAIAEFTGSHPDTTVEIQYIPVDTRSERFKGAFNDPSSAPDVVEYGNTDLPEYAAAGGLADLGSLPQEDLSADAKASATYEGTLLGIPWYVGVRALYYRTDVFASLGLKPPATLAELTTTARQIRAQKPDMYGIAVGGKYTYGAMPFVWANGGELTDIDSDAAKAGLKLYTDLISEDNCPPQNCADLTGGKTVDLFASGKAAMGILGNFNRAAVDAGVAKGKYAVVPLPGVAAGSVAPAFAGGNNLGIMKNAQRPALAADFLTLLAGKKYQAKMYDAMGNLPTLKSASDEIAAQDTFVKPFIDTISAGTKFVPLNPGWGKIDASAVLPTMIEKVATGKATVDEATAEAAKQIDEALAK, encoded by the coding sequence ATGAAGATACGTCTCGCCGCCGTCGCGGCCGTCACCCTCGCGCTGACCGCCTGTGCGCCGTCCACCTCCGCCCCCGCCGAGACCGCGACCGACGGCGGCCCGAAGACCGGCGCCCTCAAGGTGTGGCTGTTCGACGAGCCCAACCGGGCGCCCAAGGAGGCGGTGGTCAACGAGGCGATCGCCGAGTTCACCGGGTCGCACCCGGACACCACCGTGGAGATCCAGTACATCCCGGTGGACACCCGCAGCGAGCGGTTCAAGGGCGCCTTCAACGACCCGTCGAGCGCGCCGGACGTGGTCGAGTACGGCAACACCGACCTGCCCGAGTACGCGGCGGCGGGTGGTCTCGCCGATCTGGGATCGTTGCCGCAGGAGGACCTGTCCGCCGACGCCAAGGCCAGCGCCACCTACGAGGGCACTCTGCTCGGCATCCCGTGGTACGTCGGCGTCCGTGCCCTCTACTACCGCACCGACGTCTTCGCCTCGCTCGGCCTCAAGCCGCCGGCGACCCTGGCGGAGCTGACCACGACGGCGCGTCAGATCCGGGCTCAGAAACCGGACATGTACGGCATCGCCGTCGGCGGCAAGTACACCTACGGCGCGATGCCCTTCGTCTGGGCCAACGGCGGCGAACTCACCGACATCGACTCGGACGCCGCGAAGGCCGGTCTCAAGCTCTACACCGACCTGATCAGCGAGGACAACTGCCCGCCGCAGAACTGCGCCGACCTGACCGGCGGCAAGACCGTCGACCTGTTCGCCAGTGGCAAGGCCGCGATGGGCATCCTCGGCAACTTCAACCGGGCCGCCGTCGACGCCGGCGTGGCGAAGGGCAAGTACGCCGTGGTCCCGCTCCCCGGCGTCGCCGCCGGATCGGTCGCGCCCGCCTTCGCCGGCGGCAACAACCTCGGCATCATGAAGAACGCCCAGCGCCCGGCCCTGGCCGCCGACTTCCTGACCCTGCTGGCCGGCAAGAAGTACCAGGCCAAGATGTACGACGCGATGGGCAACCTGCCGACGCTGAAGTCCGCGAGCGACGAGATCGCCGCCCAGGACACCTTCGTGAAGCCGTTCATCGACACCATCAGCGCCGGCACCAAGTTCGTCCCGCTGAACCCGGGCTGGGGCAAGATCGACGCCTCCGCGGTGCTGCCCACGATGATCGAGAAGGTCGCCACCGGCAAGGCGACAGTGGACGAGGCCACCGCCGAGGCCGCGAAGCAGATCGACGAGGCCCTCGCGAAGTGA
- a CDS encoding carbohydrate ABC transporter permease produces the protein MRAGRRLLDAVAVLIALVTVFPIYWMVLSAVKPAGEIQSLDQRPWTLHPSLDAFHRVLAVNDFGRYLLNSVLVALVVVVVSGLIAFLAAVALTRFHFRFRTTILVTFLIAQMVPIEALTIPLFFLVRDIGTVAPGIGLNTLGSLMLVHTAFTLPFAIWMLRGFVQAIPDELDEAAQLDGAGRFTVLWRILFPLVAPGLAAVSVFSFIHAWNDFLFARTFIISEADNQTLPMALLVFFKPDENDWGAIMAASTLMTVPVLIFFLIVRRRLVAGLGGAVKD, from the coding sequence ATGAGGGCCGGTCGTCGCCTGCTCGACGCGGTGGCGGTGCTGATCGCGCTGGTCACCGTCTTCCCGATCTACTGGATGGTGCTGTCGGCGGTGAAGCCGGCCGGCGAGATCCAGTCGCTCGACCAGCGCCCGTGGACGCTGCATCCCTCGCTCGACGCGTTCCACCGGGTGCTCGCCGTGAACGACTTCGGCCGGTATCTGCTGAACAGCGTCCTCGTCGCGCTCGTCGTGGTGGTCGTCTCCGGCCTGATCGCGTTCCTGGCGGCCGTCGCGCTGACCCGTTTCCACTTCCGGTTCCGCACGACGATCCTGGTGACGTTCCTGATCGCCCAGATGGTGCCGATCGAGGCGCTGACCATCCCGCTGTTCTTCCTGGTCCGCGACATCGGGACGGTCGCGCCGGGGATCGGGCTCAACACGCTCGGCTCGCTGATGCTGGTGCACACCGCGTTCACGCTGCCGTTCGCGATCTGGATGCTGCGCGGTTTCGTCCAGGCCATCCCGGACGAGCTCGACGAGGCCGCCCAACTCGACGGCGCCGGCCGCTTCACGGTGCTCTGGCGGATCCTGTTCCCGCTGGTGGCGCCGGGTCTCGCGGCCGTCAGCGTGTTCTCCTTCATCCACGCGTGGAACGACTTCCTGTTCGCGCGTACCTTCATCATCAGCGAGGCGGACAACCAGACGTTGCCGATGGCCCTGCTGGTCTTCTTCAAGCCCGACGAGAACGACTGGGGTGCCATCATGGCGGCGTCCACGCTGATGACAGTGCCCGTGCTGATCTTCTTCCTGATCGTGCGGCGCCGCCTCGTCGCAGGCCTGGGCGGGGCGGTGAAGGATTGA
- a CDS encoding carbohydrate ABC transporter permease gives MKRVKTRAPLWLLLPAAVVLGGLFLYPMYQLGLLSVLDFTQAQVSGGQPTRFVGADNYTELFADPRFWSVLGATVVFAAGCVIATLAVGAGLAVLLTRISRLPRLLLSVAAMAAWAVPAVSGSTTWMFLFDTDLGFVNQLLGLEGFNWMYDRYTAFALVGAVVVWASFPFVMVTLYAGIEAIPKSVLEAASLDGANAWRAFWQIMVPILRPVLAIVVIQSIIWDFKVFTQIYVMTRGGGLAGQNLTLNVYAYQQAFASSEYSRGAAIGVVMMLILLAVTVVYLRTLRRSGEQL, from the coding sequence GTGAAACGAGTCAAGACCCGGGCGCCACTCTGGCTGCTACTGCCGGCCGCGGTGGTGCTCGGGGGCCTGTTCCTCTATCCGATGTACCAGCTCGGCCTGCTGTCCGTGCTCGACTTCACCCAGGCGCAGGTCAGCGGCGGGCAGCCGACCCGGTTCGTCGGCGCGGACAACTACACCGAGCTCTTCGCCGACCCGCGGTTCTGGTCGGTGCTCGGCGCCACGGTGGTGTTCGCGGCCGGCTGTGTGATCGCCACGCTCGCGGTCGGCGCGGGACTGGCGGTCCTGCTCACCCGGATCAGCCGGCTGCCGCGGCTGCTGCTGTCGGTCGCCGCGATGGCCGCGTGGGCGGTGCCCGCCGTCTCCGGCTCGACCACCTGGATGTTCCTCTTCGACACCGACCTCGGCTTCGTCAACCAGCTGCTCGGTCTCGAGGGCTTCAACTGGATGTACGACAGGTACACCGCGTTCGCCCTGGTCGGCGCGGTGGTGGTGTGGGCGTCGTTCCCGTTCGTGATGGTGACGCTGTACGCCGGCATCGAGGCGATCCCGAAGTCGGTCCTGGAGGCGGCGTCGCTGGACGGCGCGAACGCCTGGCGCGCCTTCTGGCAGATCATGGTGCCGATCCTGCGTCCGGTACTCGCCATCGTGGTGATCCAGTCGATCATCTGGGACTTCAAGGTCTTCACCCAGATCTACGTGATGACCCGCGGCGGCGGCCTCGCCGGTCAGAACCTCACCCTCAACGTCTACGCCTACCAGCAGGCCTTCGCCTCCAGCGAGTACAGCCGCGGCGCCGCGATCGGCGTGGTGATGATGCTGATCCTGCTCGCCGTCACCGTCGTCTACCTCAGGACCCTGCGCCGATCGGGAGAACAGCTATGA
- a CDS encoding aminoglycoside phosphotransferase family protein, with translation MLPASFTSAVGECFGDTGRRWLATLPARVRDLLRDWDLTPAGPLPLSLNYVIRVRRADGTPAVLKLGVPEAGHIADEATTLEFFGGRGAVRLLASDDERGALLLEEAFPGTPAAQLSPTSDPTATAALIRVVRRLHRPAPDGVPLPELSDRLATFAQHLKRFPGDDPLPRSLVERGARVFAELCATATGRVVLHGDLHHGNILTAAREPWLAIDPHGVIGDPGYEIGALLYNPNPESDDDTVLDLLPSRIEQLADGLAIPAERIIGWGFAQAVLSELWTATGSGKPGRRPLRVAHRLLPLLP, from the coding sequence ATGCTCCCCGCATCCTTCACCAGCGCGGTCGGCGAATGCTTCGGTGACACCGGCCGCCGCTGGCTGGCGACCCTTCCCGCGCGGGTCCGGGATCTGCTGCGGGACTGGGATCTGACGCCGGCGGGCCCGCTCCCGCTGAGCCTCAACTACGTGATCCGCGTCCGGCGCGCGGACGGCACCCCCGCCGTGCTCAAGCTGGGCGTTCCGGAGGCGGGCCACATCGCCGACGAGGCCACGACCTTGGAGTTCTTCGGCGGCCGGGGCGCCGTCCGGCTCCTCGCGAGCGATGACGAGCGCGGGGCGTTGCTTCTGGAAGAGGCATTTCCTGGTACGCCGGCCGCCCAGCTCTCCCCGACCTCCGACCCGACAGCGACCGCCGCCCTGATCCGGGTTGTCCGGAGACTCCACCGGCCCGCCCCGGACGGCGTACCGCTGCCGGAACTGTCCGACCGGCTCGCGACGTTCGCGCAGCACCTGAAGCGGTTCCCCGGCGACGACCCGCTGCCCCGGAGCCTGGTGGAGCGGGGAGCCCGAGTCTTCGCCGAACTCTGCGCCACGGCCACCGGACGGGTGGTCCTGCACGGCGACCTCCACCACGGCAACATCCTGACCGCCGCCCGGGAGCCGTGGCTCGCGATCGACCCGCACGGCGTGATCGGCGATCCGGGGTACGAGATCGGCGCCCTGCTCTACAACCCGAACCCGGAGAGCGACGACGACACCGTCCTGGACCTGCTGCCGAGCCGGATCGAGCAACTGGCGGACGGCCTCGCCATACCGGCCGAACGCATTATCGGCTGGGGTTTCGCCCAGGCCGTCCTCTCCGAACTGTGGACCGCCACCGGCTCCGGCAAACCCGGCAGACGCCCCCTGCGCGTAGCGCACCGCCTGCTCCCCCTGCTCCCGTGA
- a CDS encoding beta-N-acetylhexosaminidase: protein MIPQPFLVRREHRARTIESDEVRTHIDPGLGREAYVLDRSDSGVDLTAGSEAGLFYGLRTLDQLPPDAHVHIEDAPRFAWRGVLLDVARHFMPVPDLLRFLDLLAFHKLNVLHLHLTDDQGWRIEVPGRPRLTSVGAWRSESMRGSRIHNLYDGRPHGGFYTTGELREIVAYAADRHITVVPEIDMPGHMQAAIAAYPELGNGFTGPVRTAWGISTHVLNLEPATLDFCREVLDHVCDIFPSPLIGIGGDECPADEWPGGRELQVAFTAAMAAHLASRGRRVYGWDEILAGGAPPGAVIAAWRGEEPAAVAIRAGHQVVACPDVKLYLDYRQSDDPGEPTPVGTLLTLEDVYAYEPPSSPLVLGCQANLWTEHMESLRRVEYMAFPRLCAFAEVVWSRTERDFADFSARLPAHLARLDAMGVNYRPLTGPRPSDGRPDAPGNPRTLASRLAELHEMTADLR from the coding sequence TTGATTCCACAACCATTCCTCGTACGCCGGGAGCACCGTGCGAGGACCATCGAGTCCGACGAGGTCCGCACCCACATCGACCCGGGGCTCGGCCGCGAGGCCTACGTGCTGGACCGCTCGGATTCCGGCGTGGATCTGACCGCCGGCTCGGAGGCGGGCCTCTTCTACGGGTTGCGGACCCTCGACCAGCTGCCGCCCGATGCGCACGTGCACATCGAGGACGCGCCACGGTTCGCCTGGCGGGGTGTCCTGCTCGATGTCGCACGGCACTTCATGCCCGTACCGGATCTCCTGCGTTTCCTCGATCTTCTCGCCTTCCACAAGCTCAACGTGCTGCACCTGCACCTCACCGACGACCAGGGCTGGCGGATCGAGGTGCCCGGCCGGCCGCGGCTCACGTCGGTCGGCGCGTGGCGCAGCGAGTCGATGCGCGGATCCCGGATCCACAACCTCTACGACGGCCGGCCGCACGGCGGCTTCTACACCACCGGCGAACTCCGCGAGATCGTGGCGTACGCGGCGGACCGGCACATCACCGTGGTCCCGGAGATCGACATGCCCGGGCACATGCAGGCGGCGATCGCGGCCTACCCCGAGCTCGGCAACGGCTTCACCGGCCCGGTCCGCACCGCCTGGGGCATCTCGACGCACGTGCTCAACCTGGAACCGGCCACCCTCGACTTCTGCCGGGAAGTGCTCGACCACGTCTGCGACATCTTCCCGTCCCCGCTCATCGGTATCGGCGGCGACGAATGCCCGGCCGACGAGTGGCCCGGCGGCCGGGAACTCCAGGTGGCGTTCACCGCGGCGATGGCCGCCCATCTCGCGAGCCGGGGCCGTCGCGTCTACGGCTGGGACGAGATCCTGGCCGGTGGCGCCCCTCCCGGCGCCGTGATCGCCGCGTGGCGGGGCGAGGAACCGGCCGCCGTCGCCATCCGGGCCGGTCATCAGGTCGTGGCCTGCCCCGACGTGAAGCTCTACCTGGACTACCGGCAGTCCGACGACCCCGGCGAGCCGACCCCGGTGGGCACGCTCCTGACCCTGGAAGACGTCTACGCCTACGAGCCGCCGTCGTCACCGCTGGTGCTCGGCTGCCAGGCGAACCTGTGGACCGAGCACATGGAGTCGCTGCGGCGGGTCGAGTACATGGCCTTCCCCCGGCTCTGCGCCTTCGCCGAAGTGGTGTGGAGCAGGACCGAACGCGACTTCGCCGACTTCTCCGCCCGGCTGCCCGCCCACCTGGCCCGCCTCGACGCGATGGGCGTCAACTACCGTCCGCTGACGGGCCCGCGCCCTTCCGACGGCCGGCCCGACGCGCCGGGCAATCCACGAACCCTCGCTTCCCGCCTGGCCGAACTACACGAGATGACAGCAGACCTGCGGTGA
- a CDS encoding helix-turn-helix domain-containing protein, giving the protein MVIGLVVHAGHRARFADAASTLSGVEVAWAVYEHEDEIRDRVAGLLADHRPDGLLLGLVPYARARDLIPADMPFSVTRSAALDLALAWARARGNGWPATPVSIDTFASETIDEVAEALGLDRSAITACPFDPDQPVADVVAFHREQLARTGAPYVISVRMGVAAALDGQTAVLHALATPGTIRADLHELALRIRNKRADGQRFAAALFRLASPRPDLDLARVGLQHLLLGTPEFADAWIDQRGARGVLVLAPASLFETVTQQWTGLPVLAEARDALGIQAVAGFGIGPTARLSVTLAERAAARAEQDAEPGAYLFTGDGVTIGPMGAAATPLAYTYREHGDLEDLAERAGLSPATLSRLAALERSLDGRPLSPSELARSLGITDPSGRRLIRKLTSAALVTETGSAQEHRKGRPTRLYRLAISEALG; this is encoded by the coding sequence ATGGTGATCGGTCTGGTGGTCCACGCCGGACACCGGGCACGGTTCGCCGACGCGGCGAGCACGCTGAGCGGCGTCGAGGTCGCCTGGGCGGTCTACGAGCACGAGGACGAGATCCGCGACCGGGTGGCCGGGCTGCTCGCCGACCACCGCCCCGACGGGCTGCTCCTCGGCCTGGTCCCGTACGCCCGGGCCCGCGACCTGATCCCCGCCGACATGCCCTTCTCGGTCACCCGCTCGGCCGCCCTCGACCTGGCGCTGGCCTGGGCGCGGGCCCGGGGCAACGGCTGGCCGGCCACCCCGGTCAGCATCGACACGTTCGCGAGCGAGACGATCGACGAGGTGGCCGAGGCGCTCGGCCTGGACCGCTCGGCGATCACCGCCTGCCCCTTCGACCCGGATCAGCCGGTCGCCGACGTGGTGGCGTTCCACCGCGAGCAGCTGGCTCGTACCGGCGCCCCCTATGTCATCAGCGTCCGGATGGGCGTCGCCGCCGCGCTCGACGGGCAGACCGCCGTGCTGCACGCCCTCGCCACCCCCGGCACCATCCGCGCCGACCTGCACGAGCTCGCGCTGCGGATCCGCAACAAGCGGGCCGACGGGCAGCGCTTCGCGGCGGCGCTCTTCCGCCTCGCCTCCCCCCGGCCCGACCTCGACCTGGCCCGCGTCGGCCTGCAGCACCTGCTGCTCGGCACCCCCGAGTTCGCCGACGCCTGGATCGACCAGCGGGGCGCACGAGGCGTCCTGGTGCTGGCGCCCGCCTCGCTCTTCGAGACCGTCACCCAGCAGTGGACCGGGCTGCCGGTGCTCGCCGAGGCCCGAGACGCGCTGGGCATCCAGGCGGTCGCCGGCTTCGGCATCGGGCCCACCGCACGGCTCAGCGTCACCCTGGCCGAACGCGCCGCCGCCCGCGCCGAACAGGACGCCGAACCCGGGGCGTACCTCTTCACCGGCGACGGGGTGACGATCGGGCCGATGGGGGCCGCCGCGACGCCGCTCGCCTACACCTACCGGGAGCACGGCGACCTCGAAGACCTCGCCGAGCGGGCGGGGCTCAGCCCGGCGACCCTCTCCCGGCTCGCCGCGCTGGAACGGTCGCTGGACGGCCGGCCGCTCTCCCCCAGCGAGCTGGCCCGGTCGCTGGGGATCACCGACCCGAGCGGGCGCCGGCTGATCCGCAAACTCACGTCGGCAGCGCTCGTGACCGAGACCGGCAGCGCGCAGGAACATCGGAAGGGCCGGCCGACGCGGCTCTACCGGCTGGCCATCTCGGAGGCTCTCGGGTGA